GGCCGGAGATCTACGCGATGGGTTTCCGCAACCCGTTCCGGATGAGCGTCGACAAGCCCACCGGCGTCGTCTACCTCGGTGACTACGGTCCGGACGCCGGTGTCAGCGACGCCAACCGGGGACCGAGCGGTCAGGTGGAGTTCAACCGGATCACCGCGCCCGGCAACTACGGCTGGCCGTACTGCACCGGTACGAACACCACGGCGGAGACGTACAACGAGTACACCTTCCCCTCGGGCCCGTCGCAGGCGAAGTACAACTGCACCGGCGGCCCGACCAACAACTCGTTCCGCAACACCGGTCAGACCACGCTGCCGCCGGCCAAACCGAGCTGGATCCGGTACGGCGGCGACGCGGGCTCGCCGCCGGAGTTCGGTGGCGGTTCGGAGTCGCCGATGGGTGGCCCGGTCTACCGGTACAACGCCTCTTTGAACTCCCCGGTCAAGTTCCCGCAGTCGCTCGACGGCCAGTTCTTCGCCGGCGAGTACGGCCGCCGCTGGATCAAGGCGGTCGCGGTCAACTCCAACGGCACCCCCGGCGAGATCTCCGCCTTCCCGTGGACCGGGACGCAGGTGATGGACATGGCCTTCGGCCCGGACGGGGCGCTCTACGTGCTCGACTACGGGACCGGGTCGAACAATCAGGCCCTGTACCGGGTCGAGTACATCGGCGGCGGCAACCGGAGCCCGGTGGCGGTCGCGTCGGCGAACCGCACCTCCGGCCCGAACCCGCTGACCGTCACCTTCTCCTCGGCCGGCAGTTCCGACCCGGAGGGTGGGGCGCTCTCCTACCTCTGGACCTTCGGCGACGGCACCACCTCCATCTCGGCGAACCCGACGAAGACGTACACCGCGAACGGGACCTTCACCCCGACGTTGCGGGTCACCGACCCGACCGGGCTCTCCGGCACCGCGAGCCTGGTGATCACCGTCGGCAACACCGCGCCGGTGGTGAACCTGCAACTGCCGGCCGACGGGCAGTTGTTCAACTTCGGTGACACCGTCCCGTTCACGGTCAGCGCCAGCGACGCCGAGGACGGCACGATCAACTGTGCCCGGGTGACGGTGACGTACTCGCTGGGCCACGACAGCCACGCCCACCAGATCACCTCCAGGACCGGATGCACCGGGACGATCACCGTGCCGGTCGACGGCGAGCACGACACCGCCGCGAACATCTTCGGCGTCTTCGACGCCACCTACACCGACAACGGCGGACTCACCTCGCGCAGTACCAGGACGCTGCAACCGAAGCACCGGCAGGGTGAGCACTTCGGCGCCCAGTCCGGCATCCAGACCGCCGACCACGCCGCCGCCGAGGGGGGCCGGACCGCCGGCTTCGTCGACAACGGCGACTGGATCTCGTACCAGCCGTACCTGCTCGGCAACGCCACCCAGTTCACCGCCCGGGTCTCCTCCGGCGGGGTCGGCGGAACCATCGAGGTACGCACCGGCTCGGCGACCGGCACCCTGCTGGGCAGCGTCGCGGTGGCGCCGACCGGCGGCTGGGACACGTTCACCAACGTCACCGCCAACCTCTCCAACGTCCCAACCGGCAGTACCACGCTCTACCTCGTGTTCAAGGGTGTCACCGGGCAGGGCAACCTGTTCGACGTGGACGCGTTCACCTTCGTCACCGGCACCGTCGCCACGCCCACGGTGATCAGCCTGCGGGCTCGGGTGAACACCTCGTACGTCGCCGCCGACAACGCCGGCGCCGCACCCCTGATCGCCAACCGGACCGCCGTCGGCCCCTGGGAACAGTTCGACCGCCTCGACGCCGGCAACGGCACCATCGCCCTGCGCGCCAAGGCCAACGGACTGATCGTGAGCGCGTCCGGCGGCACCGCGCCACTGATCGCCAACGCGACCACCATCGGCACCTGGGAGAGGTTCCAACTCGTCAACAATACCGACGGCAGTGTCAGCCTCCGCGCCACCGCCAACAACATGTACGTCGCCGCCGAAGGCGCCGGCGCCCAACCCCTGATCGCCAACCGCGCCGCCATCGGCGCCTGGGAACGGTTCGACCTGATCACCAGCTGACCGCCGGAACCCGGTGACCGGTGCGGGCGATCCACCGCCCGCACCGGTCCGGCCCCGGCGACTACGGAGGAACGACATGCACCCGATCACCCGCTGGGCGCGCACCGCCCTGGCGTCCCTGCTGCTCGTCGCAGCCGGGATCGCCGGCGCCCCCGGCCCGGCCGCGACGGCGTCACCGCGGACCGCCGCGGAGCCGACGGCGGCGGCACTTGCCGCGCCCGCGCAGAACGTCCACATCTTCTACTACTCCTGGTACGGCAGCCCAGCCGTCAACGGCAGCTACCGACACTGGCAGCAGGGCGACCACACCCCGCCGCAGGACGTCGGCGCCAACTTCTACCCGACCCTGGGCGCGTACGACTCAGGCGACGTCAACACGATCAACCAGCACATGGCCTGGATCAGCCAGGCCGGTGTGGGGACCATCGTCTACAGCTGGTGGGGGCAGGGGTCGTACGAGGACAACCTGACCGCGCGGGTGCTCACCGCCGCCGCCCAGTACGGCCTCAAGGTCGCCTGGCACCTGGAGCCGTACACCGGACGGACGGCGGCCAGCACCGTCGCCGACATCAACTACATCAACTCCCGGTACGGCTCCAGCCCGGCCTTCTACCGGGACGCCGCGAACGGCAACCGGCCGGCGTTCTACGTCTTCGAGAGCCTACGGATCACCGACTGGTCCGCGCTGGCCCAGGTACGGGCGAACAACATCGTGCTCGCCCAGACCACCGACACCTCGAAGGTGGCGAACTTCGGCGGGATGTACACCTACGACGGCATCGCCGGGGCGACCGCGCCGGGCTGGGCGAACGCGGCGGCGTACTGCGAGGCGAACGGGTTGGTCTGGGCGCCCTCGGTGGCCCCCGGATATCTCGACGACCGGGCCGTGCCCGGCAACACCACACCGACCCTGGACCGGGACAACGGCGCCGCGTACGACCGGCAGTGGAGCAACGCGCTCGGTACGCCGACCCGCCCCGACTGGGTGTCGATCACGTCGTTCAACGAGTGGCACGAGGGTTCGACCATCGAACCGGCGAGCGCCAACCCGCCGGCCGGGCACGGCTATCTGACCTACTCCGGCGCGTACGGGCGGACCGGGGTGTCGGCGGAGACGGCGTACCTGGACCGGACCCGGTACTGGGTCGAGCAGTTCAACCCGGCCGCGCCGACCAGCCCGGTGATCAGCCTGCGGGCTCGGGTGAACACCTCGTACGTCGCCGCCGACAACGCCGGCGCCGCACCCCTGATCGCCAACCGGACCGCCGTCGGCCCCTGGGAACAGTTCGACCGCCTCGACGCAGGCAACGGCACCATCGCCCTGCGCGCCAAGGCCAACGGACTGATCGTCACCGCGAACGGCGGCACGGCACCGCTGATCGCCGACAAGACCACCATCGGCACCTGGGAAACATTTCAAATCGTCAACAATACCGACGGCAGTGTCAGCCTCCGCGCCACCGCCAACAACATGTACGTCGCCGCCGAAGGCGCCGGCGCCCAACCCCTGATCGCCAACCGCGCCGCCATCGGCGCCTGGGAACGGTTCGACCTCATCACCTAGCTGACCTGCGTCAACCGTGACTCGTGCGGGCCAGCCGACCCCGCGCGCCGCTGCCGCCGCGATGAGGCCGACGCCTTGTCGCGGCGGTGGCGTATTCTCGATCGCCGGACCGTACGGGTATCGCCGATGCCGCGGATTCCGGGACCGACGGATGAGGCGCCGACGGCTGGAACAGGAGACGATAAGCGGATGAAGGTCCTATTCCTTGGCGGTCCGTGGCACGACCAACGCCATGAGGTAACACCCGCTCGCGCAGTGGCTGCGGCTCGTTCGCTGCCGATGTACCTGAAAGTGCCGGTTACGGCGACCGAGGGCGGCGAGTCCGCCGACCCGACCTCGACCCTCCCTCGGCAGTCCGGCGGTCACGTGACCTACACCCGCCGGTTCGCCCGTGGTGGCGGCGAGCGCCTGCCGGTATACGTCGCACCGGATTACGACGGGCCGCCCCGGGCCTGAGGCCTCGGCGGTCGCGCGGGGCGGCGGGAAATCGCCCCGCGCCATCCGATCCTGACGGCACTCTCCCCCGGTGCCGGACCAGGGCCCAGCGGTCCTCGCCGCTGGTCACCTCTTCCCCTCGTGCTCCGGCCGGCGCCGGACCGCGCCCTGAAAGGGTGCGGTCAGCGCCGGCCGCGGCTTTCCAGCCGGCTGCGGTCAGCGCCGGCCGCGGCTCCCCAGCCGACTGCCGGCCGAGAACGCGGCGGCACTGCGTGCCGGGTTTGAGGTCTCTTGAGGGGTTCGTCCCGATTCAGACTGTTCAGAGCCCGTTTGGCTGGTCCCGCGGCGTGCCGAACGGTGCCGCCCCGAACCGCCACGAGCGGTGCCGTCGCGACCCGACTCCCCACGTCCGGCGCCCTCACGACCAGCACCGGCACGCACCGAGCCATCGTGGCCCGCCCCGGCCCGGCCGGCGCCCGCACGACCCGACCCGCCACGGCCCGAGCCGTCGCGACCCGAGCCGCCACGACCAGAGCCGTCGCGTCCCGACCATGCGCTCTCGGCGGAGCCCGCACGACCGGAGGCATCGCCGCTGGCGGCCGACCGGACCGGCGGGGCGGTGAACCTGCGCTCGCCCGGGGCGAGTTCCGCCAGCAGCGCGTGACCAGGCCGCAGGGGGGTGATGGTCGGCTTGATGCCCGCCTGCCGGGTCAGGTCCCGGACGTCGGCAACCTGGTCGTCGGTCATCAGGGTGACCACGGTGCCACTGGCCCCGGCGCGGGCCGTCCGGCCCGACCGGTGCAGATAGGCCTTGTGCTCGGCCGGCGGGTCGGCGTGGATCACCAGGGTCACGTCGTCGACGTGGATGCCACGCGCCGCGATGTCGGTGGCGACGAGCGTACGGGCGTCGCCGGTGGAGAACGCGGCCAGATTCCGGGTGCGGGCGTTCTGCGCCAGGTTGCCGTGCAGCTCCACGGCGGGGATGCCCGAGGCGACCAGTTGGCTCGTCAGCCGCTTGGCCCCCCGCTTGGTACGGGTGAAGACGAGCGTGCGGCCGGGGGCGGCGGCGAGGTCGATCAGCACCGGCAGCCGGTCGTCGTGGCGTACCTGGAGCACGTGGTGGGTCATCGCCGCGACCGGGGAGGTCGCCGAGTCGACGCTGTGCGTGACCGGACTGCTGAGGTAGCGCCGGACCAGGACGTCGACACCGGCGTCCAGGGTCGCCGAGAAGAGCAGCCGCTGGGTGCCGGCCGGCGTACGGTCGAGCAGCCGGCGTACCACCGGCAGGAAGCCGAGGTCGGCCATGTGGTCAGCCTCGTCGAGCACGGTGATCTCGACCGCGTCAAGGCTCGCCTGACCGGTCGAGACGTGGTCGGCCAGGCGCCCCGGGCAGGCGATCATGATGTCGACACCGGCCCGCAGGGCGGTCACCTGGGGCCGTGCGCTCACCCCGCCGAAGACGGTCTGGGTGCGCAGTGAGAGCGCCTCGGCCAGCGGCGCGATCGTCGCCTCGATCTGGGTGGCCAGTTCCCGGGTGGGGGCCAGGATCAACGATCGCGGTCGGCCGGGGCGCCGGGGCGTCTTCGACGCGGCGAGCCGGGCGAGGACCGGGATGGCGAAGGCGTAGGTCTTGCCGGAACCGGTCCTGCCCCGACCA
The Micromonospora pisi DNA segment above includes these coding regions:
- a CDS encoding DEAD/DEAH box helicase, with product MAARRPSKTLDTPVTSFAELGVPGPLVAALGRAGITAPFPIQAATLPDALAGRDVLGRGRTGSGKTYAFAIPVLARLAASKTPRRPGRPRSLILAPTRELATQIEATIAPLAEALSLRTQTVFGGVSARPQVTALRAGVDIMIACPGRLADHVSTGQASLDAVEITVLDEADHMADLGFLPVVRRLLDRTPAGTQRLLFSATLDAGVDVLVRRYLSSPVTHSVDSATSPVAAMTHHVLQVRHDDRLPVLIDLAAAPGRTLVFTRTKRGAKRLTSQLVASGIPAVELHGNLAQNARTRNLAAFSTGDARTLVATDIAARGIHVDDVTLVIHADPPAEHKAYLHRSGRTARAGASGTVVTLMTDDQVADVRDLTRQAGIKPTITPLRPGHALLAELAPGERRFTAPPVRSAASGDASGRAGSAESAWSGRDGSGRGGSGRDGSGRGGSGRAGAGRAGAGHDGSVRAGAGREGAGRGESGRDGTARGGSGRHRSARRGTSQTGSEQSESGRTPQETSNPARSAAAFSAGSRLGSRGRR
- a CDS encoding PQQ-dependent sugar dehydrogenase; this encodes MSPTRHRWSRLLVAATVAAASTALTVAAAPSAAQAVVIPAADYQQVPLATGSAEIGEAMSLAVLPNRSVVHTARNGTVRVTDAAGNTKVAGTLPVYTHDEEGLQGVAADPNFASNRFIYLYYSPTLSTPGGDAPTTGTAADFEPWKGHLRLSRFTLNADDTLNMGSERIMLQVNNDRGQCCHVGGDIDFDAAGNLYLSTGDDTNPFESNSYTPIDERTNRNPQFDAQRSSGNTNDLRGKVLRIKPQADGTYTIPAGNMFAPGTANTRPEIYAMGFRNPFRMSVDKPTGVVYLGDYGPDAGVSDANRGPSGQVEFNRITAPGNYGWPYCTGTNTTAETYNEYTFPSGPSQAKYNCTGGPTNNSFRNTGQTTLPPAKPSWIRYGGDAGSPPEFGGGSESPMGGPVYRYNASLNSPVKFPQSLDGQFFAGEYGRRWIKAVAVNSNGTPGEISAFPWTGTQVMDMAFGPDGALYVLDYGTGSNNQALYRVEYIGGGNRSPVAVASANRTSGPNPLTVTFSSAGSSDPEGGALSYLWTFGDGTTSISANPTKTYTANGTFTPTLRVTDPTGLSGTASLVITVGNTAPVVNLQLPADGQLFNFGDTVPFTVSASDAEDGTINCARVTVTYSLGHDSHAHQITSRTGCTGTITVPVDGEHDTAANIFGVFDATYTDNGGLTSRSTRTLQPKHRQGEHFGAQSGIQTADHAAAEGGRTAGFVDNGDWISYQPYLLGNATQFTARVSSGGVGGTIEVRTGSATGTLLGSVAVAPTGGWDTFTNVTANLSNVPTGSTTLYLVFKGVTGQGNLFDVDAFTFVTGTVATPTVISLRARVNTSYVAADNAGAAPLIANRTAVGPWEQFDRLDAGNGTIALRAKANGLIVSASGGTAPLIANATTIGTWERFQLVNNTDGSVSLRATANNMYVAAEGAGAQPLIANRAAIGAWERFDLITS
- a CDS encoding glycoside hydrolase family 99 protein yields the protein MHPITRWARTALASLLLVAAGIAGAPGPAATASPRTAAEPTAAALAAPAQNVHIFYYSWYGSPAVNGSYRHWQQGDHTPPQDVGANFYPTLGAYDSGDVNTINQHMAWISQAGVGTIVYSWWGQGSYEDNLTARVLTAAAQYGLKVAWHLEPYTGRTAASTVADINYINSRYGSSPAFYRDAANGNRPAFYVFESLRITDWSALAQVRANNIVLAQTTDTSKVANFGGMYTYDGIAGATAPGWANAAAYCEANGLVWAPSVAPGYLDDRAVPGNTTPTLDRDNGAAYDRQWSNALGTPTRPDWVSITSFNEWHEGSTIEPASANPPAGHGYLTYSGAYGRTGVSAETAYLDRTRYWVEQFNPAAPTSPVISLRARVNTSYVAADNAGAAPLIANRTAVGPWEQFDRLDAGNGTIALRAKANGLIVTANGGTAPLIADKTTIGTWETFQIVNNTDGSVSLRATANNMYVAAEGAGAQPLIANRAAIGAWERFDLIT